In Ignavibacteria bacterium, the sequence AAATAAACCTGCAGATTTAAGCTCTGAATACAGGGAAATGAATTTTGAAATTACCGCTGAAATTACTGTAATTACAATAAATAGCAGTATATTTTCGATTTTAAATGTAAAATCACCAAGTGTTCTTGTGGTTCCCAGAAATATAGAAAGCCCTTCGGCAAAATAATCATATAAATAAAAATTACGGGATATTAATATAATTACCCCGGCAGCCAGAAGATATTTTGCTGCCTTAGGAAAGCTTCGTTTAAGGTTCTGCATATTCCGGGTAAAGCTGTTATCGGAATTTTCTTCAGAAAATTCAGCAAGAATAATTAGCGCTTCATTCAGGTATGTATATACAGCATAAAATAAAATCGAAAGATACATTGTTAGCAATGTAGATATAACAATTTGTTTTGTTAGATTAAAATATCCGGTAATATTGGTTATTATGGAAACAGCAAATACAATTAAGCAAATAAAGAGAATTGTTTTCATCCATCTTTTATCTGCTATGAAATCTGCTGCGCTCTTCTTTATGTAAAAAAGTGAAATTAACGATACCACCGAAAGAATCAATAATGCCCATCTTTCAGCAGTAGTTACAATAAGCAGTAAGTTGCTGTTGAAGATCAAAATATATATTATCAGTATACATAGCCACACGAGGCTGATTTTTTTCTCTTTTCTTTTATTTATAAGAATTAAAAGAATAAAACCTGTAAGGATCCATAATATCCCCGAAAATACAAGTGGAGGCCTGGAAAGTATGAACTGTAAAACAGAAAAACTTAAGAATAAGGCTGACCAAAAAGGTTTGGTGACAAATACTGATGTCCCGAATTTTGAAGATAATAATTTCTCGGTTACTATTTTTGATCTGAATTTGCGAATTGCATAATAAATAACTACCGCAAATAAAATTAATATCAAAACAGTAAACAGGTTATTTACTATATAAAACATCAGTACTCTTAAATTTTTGGCAGTTGAATACTTAACTGCTTCACTGAAAGATTTATGCTGAACTGAATTATCCCAGATAAAGGGATAATTCTTCTTTAAAAAGCCGCCGGAAAAAAATGACAGCTCATCGTTAGCGCGTATAGATTCAATACGCCAGATGCTTTCATTAAGCTTTGTTGAAATATCATTGATTCGATTCTGTATAATATTCAGTTCACTCAATGAATTAATAAGCATAGAATCAACGGGATTGTAAGCCTGGCCCAGCGCCGCCAGCATTTTAAAATATTCCGCTATTTCCGAAGTATCTTTTGGGATCTTAAATATTATAGTATCACTGGCAAGTGAATCAAGATTTTTACGGTGCGCTGTTACTTCTGATATCCGTAATTTTACTTTAGCGCTAATAAGCTCAAGGTCATTAAGCAGTTCTTTGTTTAAAAGCAGTGAAGTTGTCAGGTTGCGGGGTGTTGTTATATTTACATCATCGTTTACAAGTATATCGGATGTAATTTCGTATCCTGATTCTGCAAGCCGGATCAGATAATTGTATTCAGAGGTATCTATTCCTTTGGAAATATATGATCTTATTTCATCAATTTTTGAATAGACCCTGTTTAACTGTTCTTCTCTTAATCTTTTGATCCGTTTTTCATTATTTTGCCGTATAATTTCACCAACAAAAATTTTCTCTAAATTCTCAATAGCATTTATTTCGTCGGAATCATTTACTGATAATTTTTCAATTTTTGTTAGGTTTGTATCCTTTGATTTTTTATCCTGTGAAATTGACTGCAGATTTGAAAAAATGAGTACCAGAGTTACCAACAGAATCTTCAGTATAAACCTGCAATTATTATCCATATATTCAACAGTTTTTTGTGTAAAACAAAAATAATAAAAAAAATACTGTTAATGTAAAGAATTTTATTTCTTTCTGTGATTTGCTGGATTTTTTTGTATTAAGTTCTGTTATGAAAGCTTAAATTATGTGTTATAGATGATGAAAATTTAGGGTATTTAACCCTATTTTTCTAACTCTTATATTGAACTTTATTATTTTTGAAAAATTAAACAAATACAGGAAATTATGCCCAATTTAGTACTAATTAGACACGGACAATCACAATGGAATCTGGAAAACCGCTTTACAGGATGGATCGATATCCCGCTTTCGCCAAAAGGTGAAGAAGAAGCATCGTTAGCCGGCGAAAAGTTAAAAGGTATGACCTTCGATAAAGCGTTCTCTTCTGTTCTGCAAAGAGCTACCAAAACATACGAAATTGCAGCCCAGAAAGCCGGATTTAAACATCTGGTATGCGAACGCGACGAAGCGCTGAATGAAAGAATGTATGGCGACCTGCAGGGATTGAACAAAGATGAATGCCGTGAAAAATTTGGCGCAGACCAGGTCCACATCTGGCGCAGAAGCTTTGACGTTCCCCCTCCGGGAGGAGAAAGCCTGAAAAATACTGCTGAAAGAGTACTGCCTTATTATTATAAAAAAATTGAACCGATGCTTAGAGAAGGAAAAAATATCCTTATAGTAGCACATGGTAATTCTTTGCGCGCTTTAATTATGCACCTCGAAAAATTATCAGGCGAGCAGATCGTAAAAGTTGAGATCCCAACCGGTGTGCCTATTTTATATGAGCTTGATAATGGTCTGAATATAGTTTCCAAGAAAGAACTGTAAAGCTGAGATATTTGCTGTAGAGACGTGCCGCCCAGACTGGTTAAACAGTTGGCACGTCTATAACTTATGGGATTTGATACAGGTAATATCAATATTTGAGACGCCCCAGCGGGGCTCTGTACAGGGAATTGGCAGTATATGAATATGATTATCCCCGCTCTTTAGAGCGGGGGACAAAGGGCTCCTCCCTTTTTTACAAATAGATTGCTTTGACAGCTAAAGCGGTCTCGCAAAAGATAGCTTTTCTTTGCGTACTTTGCGGTCTTAGCGGTTTAAATATTATGACAGAATACGATAAAGCACTGGAAATAATACACGAATTTGTGAAGAACGAAAATCTGCGCAGGCATATGTATGCCGTGGCAGAAGCCATGCGGCAATATGCCCGCAAATTCGGGGAAGATGAAGATAAATGGTCTGCAGTGGGTTTGCTGCATGATTTTGACTGGGAAATACACCCTACAGCTGAAGAACACCCGGTAAAAGGCAGCGCAATATTAAAAGAGCGGGGTTACAGCGATGAAATTGTGCGTGCAATACTTTCACATGCTGATTATACAGGATTCGAAAGAATTTCGCTGATGGAAAAGACGCTCTTTGCAGTTGATGAGCTCTCAGGCTTTATTGTTGCATGCGCGCTTGTGCAGCCCGAAAAAAAGCTGGCTGATGTGAAGACGGATTCTGTTATAAAAAAAATGAAGAAGAAAGAATTTGCGCGAAACGTAAACCGTGATGATATCACTGGCGGCGCGGCCGCGCTTGGCGTACCGCTTGAGGAGCATATCGAATTCACTAAGAACGCTATTACCGGAATTGCTGATAAAATGGGAATGTAAAATGTTTCCGGTTATGAGAAAATAAAGTTAAACACACCCCGTCACGCTTAAGCGTGACACCCCTCTCAAGAGGGGAATAACTGTATGCCAGAAGAAATCAAAATATCAGAAAATCTCACCAAGGCAGAGCGGTATGAACAGCTGCTGCCGCAAATAAAAGCGCTAATTGCCGAAGAAACTGATATTATTGCGAATCTTGCCAATATATGCGCAGTGTTAAAGTATAATATGCCGGGTTTCCTTTGGATAGGGTTTTATCTGCTTAAAGGTAATGAGCTTGTTTTGGGTCCGTACCAGGGACCCGTTGCATGTACGAGGATACAGATGGGTAAGGGAGTCTGCGGAGCAGCCGCTCTGCGGCGTGAAACTGTAATTGTTCCTGATGTTGATAAATTTCCGGGGCACATTGCCTGCAGCAGCTTATCAAGGAGTGAAATTGTTATTCCCCTGTTAAAAGAAAATGAAGTTTGGGGTGTACTTGATGTTGATTCAGACAGCCTGAATTTGTTTGATGATATTGATAAGAAGTATCTTGAAGAGTTATGCGGTTGGGTGAAGTTATGATGACCTCACCAATAACTTACATAAACCGTTAAAACGGTTTATGGATTTTTTAATTTTTCAATACCACGGATAAATCCGTGGGCTGGAAAAGTTTAATGGTCGTTTTTTTTTGCATTAAACCGAGTGTTCGTTTACAGTAATTTTCTTTAGCCCATGACTTCAGTCATGGGTAAATATGCGGGTTAGTATTGTTAAACCGTTTCAACGGTTTACTTGTACGAAATTTGAGTTTTAATAGAGCGGGTAAACCTGCTGACTCAAAATCACCTCTTTTGAATTTAAAAGTTGAAATTTGAAATCCTATTTCAAAATATTTCTATTTCTAATAGCATCACAATTATACTCACAGCAATCAGGTGATTCGCTTCTTTATGTCCCGATAAATGATTCAGTAAAAAACACAATTGATTCAACCCGATCAGGGGATATTGACGCTATCATTGAATATTCCGCAAGTGATTCCGCAATATTTGATGTATCAGGTGATAAGCTTATGTTATACGGCGATGCGGAGCTAAAGCATAAGGAGTATGACCTGAAAGCCGCCAGAATAACACTTTACCGCGAAAGTTCAATAATGGAGGCAAACGGGATTCCGGATACCAGCAAGCCCGGAAAGTTTATTGGAACCCCGATATTTATGGAAGGCTCTAAAAGATATGATGCAGCTAAGCTGCGTTATAATTTTTCAACCCGCAAGGGAGTGATAGATATGGGCTCAACCGAGCTGGAAGGCGGTTACTACCTTGGCGAGAAAATAAAAAAAGTAGATGAGGATATTTTCTTTATACAAAACGGAAGGTATACAACCTGTGATAAAGCTGAGCCTGATTATTACTTCGGAAGCCCTAAGCTTAAGATAATACAGGGAGACAGGGTAATTGCAGAGCCGGTTTATCTTTATATTGATGATGTGCCAATATTTGCGCTGCCGTTCGGAATTTTTCCCAACCACTCAGGCCGCTCAAGCGGCATTATTCCCCCGGCTTACGGCGAAGACCCGACTTACGGAAGGTATCTTTCACACCTGGGTTACTTCTGGGCGATAAATGATTATTATGATATTGCGCTGCAGGGTAATTATTATACAAAAGGCAGAATTGACCTCAGCTCCCGCTTCCGTTATGTGCTGCGCTATAAGCTCTCAGGAAGTGTTGATATTGGCGGCTCCAGAATAAGGCTTGGTGAGGATACTGATAATGATAAGGTTTTCAGTGATGAATGGAGAATAGGGGTTTATCATAATCAGACCATAGACCCTACAACAACGCTTAACGCAAATGTGAATTTTTTGAGCAGTAAAAACTATTACAATACTTCAACAAATAACCTGGATGATCTTTTAAGGCAAAATGCTCTTTCTAATGTTACACTAAGCAAATTCTGGGAAGGTACGCCGAATTCATTAACACTGAATTATTCCCGTGACCAGAACCTGACAACCGGGGAAATTCTGCAGACAATTCCGCTAGTTACATTTAACAGAAGCCAGACATTCCCTTTCCGCGGAAAAAACACTTCACTGCTTGATCTCAAATGGTATGAACAGCTATCCTATTCTTATAACTCTCAGTTCAAATACATAGATGAAAAACGGCTTGTGAACTCAGCAATTATAGACGGTAACTTTAACCGCAATACCCGCGGAGGTATCAGGCAGTTTGTAAGTATAAATGCTCCGTTAAAAGTATCGGAGTTCAGCTTCACGCCATTTTTTAATTATAATGAAATATGGTATAATAAATCGGTTGAAAAAATTTTCAATCCTGCTGATAGTACTGTTACAACAAATAATGTTGATGGCTTTAAGGCTTTCAGGTATTTTAACACCGGTGTATCTCTTAATACCAGGCTGATTGGTCTTTTCAATACCCGCTTTTTCGGAATAAGGGGATTCAGGCACACGGTAACACCATCAATTACATACAGCTATACGCCGGATTTCAGCGAGCCTCAGTGGAACGCTTATAAATCTTACACCAACCAGTATGGCCAGGAGGTTAAATATTCTATTTATGAGCGTGAAGTATTCGGCGGTGCGCCGTTAGGCGAGCAGCAGGCTTTGAATTTTTCTGTAGGCAATGTTTTTGAAATGAAGGTAAAAGATACTGACTCAACAGATACCAAGTTCCAGCTGCTGAATCTAACCGCAGGTATCAATTACAATTTTGCTGCTGATAGCCTTCGCTTCAGTGAGCTTGGGATCAGCTACAGAACCCAGGTAGGAAGTTTTCTGAATATCGGAGGCAGCGCATCATTTAACCTGTATAAATATGTAGATGGAGTTGGCAGGATTAACCGTTTTTTATGGAATGAAGAAAAAAAGCTGGCGCAGCTTACAAGCTTTAATATTTCACTTTCAACAACGCTGGCCGGGGGAGAGATAGTTGATGAAAATGATTCCACTGATGAAGAACGTGAGCTGAACGAAAGCAGTACTTATGAAAGCGAATATGTTGGAATTTACGGGGATAAGCCTGTTGATTTTTCAATACCATGGTCAGTTACTTTAGGGTATAACTACAGTATTTTAAAGCCTGTGCCAAGTGTGATAAGCAAATTTTCCAATATTTCAGGCAACCTGAATTTTAATTTGACGAGGAACTGGAAATTCACTTTTACAACAGGGTATGATATTTTCCTTCAGCAGTTTTCAACTCCGTATGTAACAATATACCGCGACCTACATTGCTGGGAAATGAGCTTTAACTGGGTGCCGACCGGTGTTTACCGCGGGTTTAAATTTGAGCTGAGGATAAAAGCTCCGCAGCTTCAGGATATTAAGGTGACCAAACAGACAAATTACAGGGGAGTGTTTTAAACTGAGTGAAAAAGCAGAAGTGAAAAAGCAAAAATTGTTTACATGAAATACGAATTATACAGCGGCGCAGGAAATGACTTTGTGATGATAGATAACATCACAGAAAAAATTCCGTTTGAAAAACAGCAGGAGCTTACCATTAAGTTTTGCACTGATAATTTCCCGCAGATAGATGGTGTAATTTTTGCCGATAAACCAATAAGCGAAGGTGCAGCGGTTAGAATGAACTATTACAACCGTGACGGGAGCTTCGGCGCAATGTGCGGCAACGGCGCAAGATGTATAGCGATGTTTGCATTTAAAACCGATATTACAGAAAAAAAGAAATTCACGCTTGAAGCAGTTGATGATACCTATATTGCTGAAATTCTGGATGATGAAACCGTCAAAATTGATTTTCCTGAACCAAAAGAAATAAGGACTGATATTATAATTACAGATGAAACAGAAAAACCACTTAGTGTAAGCTGCACTAATGTTGGTTCCGATCATATCATTGTATTTATTGATGAAGATTTAAATAAGCTGTACTTGA encodes:
- a CDS encoding mechanosensitive ion channel; amino-acid sequence: MDNNCRFILKILLVTLVLIFSNLQSISQDKKSKDTNLTKIEKLSVNDSDEINAIENLEKIFVGEIIRQNNEKRIKRLREEQLNRVYSKIDEIRSYISKGIDTSEYNYLIRLAESGYEITSDILVNDDVNITTPRNLTTSLLLNKELLNDLELISAKVKLRISEVTAHRKNLDSLASDTIIFKIPKDTSEIAEYFKMLAALGQAYNPVDSMLINSLSELNIIQNRINDISTKLNESIWRIESIRANDELSFFSGGFLKKNYPFIWDNSVQHKSFSEAVKYSTAKNLRVLMFYIVNNLFTVLILILFAVVIYYAIRKFRSKIVTEKLLSSKFGTSVFVTKPFWSALFLSFSVLQFILSRPPLVFSGILWILTGFILLILINKRKEKKISLVWLCILIIYILIFNSNLLLIVTTAERWALLILSVVSLISLFYIKKSAADFIADKRWMKTILFICLIVFAVSIITNITGYFNLTKQIVISTLLTMYLSILFYAVYTYLNEALIILAEFSEENSDNSFTRNMQNLKRSFPKAAKYLLAAGVIILISRNFYLYDYFAEGLSIFLGTTRTLGDFTFKIENILLFIVITVISAVISKFISLYSELKSAGLFSGKDERGGIGNWLLLIRISVFSAGLLIAFVSSGFPMDKLTIIIGSLGVGIGLGLQSIVGNLFSGVFLAFEKPVKIGDQIEVDGKTGIIKEIGIRSSKLETFEGSDVIIPNGDLLSKHVINWTRKNNKRRAEIFISVKEPGDINKYKSLILKLLDENNNVEKLPPPQVLVNSIKGSEAEFRILFWGDVNDYLQIKSEVYYTIQNVLRAEEDKLKESISAENKTEENKKEN
- a CDS encoding 2,3-diphosphoglycerate-dependent phosphoglycerate mutase, which encodes MPNLVLIRHGQSQWNLENRFTGWIDIPLSPKGEEEASLAGEKLKGMTFDKAFSSVLQRATKTYEIAAQKAGFKHLVCERDEALNERMYGDLQGLNKDECREKFGADQVHIWRRSFDVPPPGGESLKNTAERVLPYYYKKIEPMLREGKNILIVAHGNSLRALIMHLEKLSGEQIVKVEIPTGVPILYELDNGLNIVSKKEL
- a CDS encoding HDIG domain-containing protein, which produces MTEYDKALEIIHEFVKNENLRRHMYAVAEAMRQYARKFGEDEDKWSAVGLLHDFDWEIHPTAEEHPVKGSAILKERGYSDEIVRAILSHADYTGFERISLMEKTLFAVDELSGFIVACALVQPEKKLADVKTDSVIKKMKKKEFARNVNRDDITGGAAALGVPLEEHIEFTKNAITGIADKMGM
- a CDS encoding GAF domain-containing protein translates to MPEEIKISENLTKAERYEQLLPQIKALIAEETDIIANLANICAVLKYNMPGFLWIGFYLLKGNELVLGPYQGPVACTRIQMGKGVCGAAALRRETVIVPDVDKFPGHIACSSLSRSEIVIPLLKENEVWGVLDVDSDSLNLFDDIDKKYLEELCGWVKL
- a CDS encoding LPS-assembly protein LptD; translation: MKSYFKIFLFLIASQLYSQQSGDSLLYVPINDSVKNTIDSTRSGDIDAIIEYSASDSAIFDVSGDKLMLYGDAELKHKEYDLKAARITLYRESSIMEANGIPDTSKPGKFIGTPIFMEGSKRYDAAKLRYNFSTRKGVIDMGSTELEGGYYLGEKIKKVDEDIFFIQNGRYTTCDKAEPDYYFGSPKLKIIQGDRVIAEPVYLYIDDVPIFALPFGIFPNHSGRSSGIIPPAYGEDPTYGRYLSHLGYFWAINDYYDIALQGNYYTKGRIDLSSRFRYVLRYKLSGSVDIGGSRIRLGEDTDNDKVFSDEWRIGVYHNQTIDPTTTLNANVNFLSSKNYYNTSTNNLDDLLRQNALSNVTLSKFWEGTPNSLTLNYSRDQNLTTGEILQTIPLVTFNRSQTFPFRGKNTSLLDLKWYEQLSYSYNSQFKYIDEKRLVNSAIIDGNFNRNTRGGIRQFVSINAPLKVSEFSFTPFFNYNEIWYNKSVEKIFNPADSTVTTNNVDGFKAFRYFNTGVSLNTRLIGLFNTRFFGIRGFRHTVTPSITYSYTPDFSEPQWNAYKSYTNQYGQEVKYSIYEREVFGGAPLGEQQALNFSVGNVFEMKVKDTDSTDTKFQLLNLTAGINYNFAADSLRFSELGISYRTQVGSFLNIGGSASFNLYKYVDGVGRINRFLWNEEKKLAQLTSFNISLSTTLAGGEIVDENDSTDEERELNESSTYESEYVGIYGDKPVDFSIPWSVTLGYNYSILKPVPSVISKFSNISGNLNFNLTRNWKFTFTTGYDIFLQQFSTPYVTIYRDLHCWEMSFNWVPTGVYRGFKFELRIKAPQLQDIKVTKQTNYRGVF
- a CDS encoding diaminopimelate epimerase; protein product: MKYELYSGAGNDFVMIDNITEKIPFEKQQELTIKFCTDNFPQIDGVIFADKPISEGAAVRMNYYNRDGSFGAMCGNGARCIAMFAFKTDITEKKKFTLEAVDDTYIAEILDDETVKIDFPEPKEIRTDIIITDETEKPLSVSCTNVGSDHIIVFIDEDLNKLYLNCSNMDKLDVDNTGRKLRFHKDFEPNGGNVNFAQVLNDGTIRLRTYERGVERETLACGTGIISTGIIAMLKKGFTSPVKIKVQSGEVLKVNGMIEAGRVLGLSLTGSARKFGEGSL